The Alistipes megaguti sequence ATCCGCTCCTACACCAATACGGGCGACGAGGACGACCGCGACCTCTCACGCGTCGGCATGTCGATCGAGATGTTCCGCGCCTACACCGAGGGCTATCTCTCGCAGCGGGCCCGCCAGCTGACGCAGTCGGAGATCGACCACCTGGCCTTCTCGGCCCGGTACATCACCTACGAACAGGTGCTGCGCTTCCTGATGGACTACATCGACGGCGACCTCTACTACAAGATCAAATACCCGGAACACAACCTCGTGCGCACGCATGCCCAATACAAACTCCTGCAAAGCATGGAGGAGCAATACCCCGAGATGTGCCGCATCGTCCGCGAAACGGTCGCCAAATACAACTGACAAAACAGTGAAAGTGATGATGGAGATTCGCAAGATCGAGGGCATCGACCCCGAAAACCGGAAAGCCGTCGAAGAGGCTTTCGCACAAATCAGTCCGCGACCGATTGCCTGTTGCAACTGGCCCGACGACTATCCCTATGCCCCGCAGGTGCGCTTCCGGATGTTCCACACCGGCAAGCTGCTGATGCTGCGCTTCGATGTCGAGGAGAACTACACCGCCGCCCGCGTAGACAGGGACAACGGCCAGGTATGGACCGACTCCTGCGTGGAGTTCTTCATCTCGCCGGGAAACGACTCGGGCTACTACAACTTCGAAACCACCTGTATCGGACACATGCTGCTCGGATACCAGCATTCGCGCGCCGATGCCAACCGCGCCCGGCAGGAGATCATCGACCGGGTCAAACGTACGACAAGCCTCCCCTACGGCGAACCCTTCGAGGAGCGCGAAGGAGACAACCACTGGTCGGTGATGCTGGCCATCCCCCCGCAGGCGCTCTTCTGCCACCAACTCGACGACTGGAGCGGTCTGGAGGCCCGCATCAACCTCTACAAATGCGGCGACAACCTCTCCCATCCGCATTTCCTCTCGTGGCGCCCCATTCAAACGGAGAAGCCCGACTTCCACCGCCCCGAATTCTTCGAACGGGTCCTTTTTGAAAAGTAAACCGAAAAATACGCAATCATAACATCAAAATGAACAACAAGTATTCCTTGCCGAAAGACGGCGGACTGATCGCAGAATCGGCTCCGCGCGACATCATCCATCGCTACGAAAAAATCCACACCCGGGTCTACGAAAACGAATACCAGGGTGTACAGTACGTGGCCGACACGATCGTGAAGGCCATCCGCACCTACAACGAAATCCACTCCTCGAACGAGGTCTACGAAGAGGCTCAGCCCTTCGTCCTGGGTCTCACGACGGGCCGCACGCCCCTGGGTCTCTACCGCGAACTGGTCAAACGTCACCAGGAGGGGCAGATCAGCTTCCAGAACGTGGCCGTCTACAGCCTCGACGAGTTCTACCCGATCAAATCCTCCGAACAGCAGAGCCGCAACTTCCGCATCCACGAGGATTTCCTCAACCACATCGACATCCTGCCCGAGAATGTCCACATTCCGGACGGTACGGTGCCCGAAGAGCGCATCTCGGAGTACTGCGCCTCGTATGACCTGGCCGTACGCCACATCGACCTGATGATCATCGGCGTGGGCGAGGACGGTCAGATCGGGTTCAACGAACCGGGCTCCTACTCGCGTTCGCGCACCCGGCTGGTTCAGCTGACCTACAACACACGCAAGATCCAGTCAAGCTCCTTCTTCGGACTGGAGAACACCCCCAAGATGGCCATCACGATGGGTATCGACACGATCATGCGCGCCGACCGCATCGTCCTCATGGCCTGGGGCGAGGAGAAGGCCCGCATCATCCAGAAGGTGGTCGAGGGCGAAATCTCCGAAATGGTCCCCGCCTCCTACCTGCAGGCCCACCCCAATATCGAGGTGGTGATCGACGAAAACGCCGCACAACTGCTCACCCGCGAACAGACCCCGTGGATGGTCGGACCCTGCGAATGGACCCCGAAATTCGTCCGCAAGGCCGTCGTATGGCTCTGCGGCGTGGTCAAGAAGCCGATCCTGAAGCTTACCTACAAGGACTATATCGAAAACTCGCTGGGCGAACTGCTCGAACAGGGCCGCACGTTCGACCAGATCAACATCGACGTCTTCAACGACCTGCAGCACACCATCTCGGGCTGGCCGGGCGGCAAACCCAATGCCGACGACTCGACGCGTCCCGTACCGTCAACGCCCTTCCCCAAACGCGTGGTGATCTTCTCGCCGCACCCCGACGATGACGTCATCTCGATGGGCGGTACGTTCATCCGCCTCGTCCAGCAGGGTCACGACGTACACGTCGCCTACGAAACGTCGGGCAACGTCGCCGTACACGACGATGTCGTCGTACAGAATATCGACACGGCCCGCGAACTGGGCTACGCCGACCACTACGAGGAGGTCAAGAAGATCATCGCCAGCAAGAAGAAGGGCGAACCCGAACCGCGTGCACTGCTCGATCTGAAGGGTTCGATCCGCCGCGCCGAGGCCCGTGCCGCCGTCCGCTCGTTCGGTCTGAACCCCGACACGAACGCCCACTTCCTCAATCTGCCGTTCTACGAAACGGGCGGCATCAAGAAGGGCCAGCTCACCGAAAAGGACATCAACATCATCGTCAACCTGCTGCGTGAGATCAAGCCTCACCAAATCTATGCCGCCGGCGACCTGGCCGACCCCCACGGCACGCACCGCACCTGCATGGAGGCCGTGCTGGCCGCGCTGGAGATCGTCAAGGACGACGAGTGGATGAAGGGCTGCCACCTGTGGCTCTACCGCGGCGCCTGGATGGAGTGGGATCTCGGCATGGTCGACATGGCGGTGCCCCTGTCGCCCGACGAGCTGATCATGAAGCGTCACGCCATCTACCGCCACCTCTCGCAGAAGGATATCATGCCCTTCCCGGGCGACGACCCGCGCGAGTTCTGGCAGCGCGCCGAGGAGCGTACGCAGCACACGGCCAAGCTCTACGACCAGCTGGGCATGGCCGAATATCAGGCCATCGAGGTCTTTGTGAGAATGTTCTAAGGAATCAACAAAAAACGTTACAACATGCGTTTAATCATTGAAAACACCCCGCAGCAGGTAGCCCAGTGGGCTGCCAACTACATCATCCAGCAGATCAAGGCCAAGGAGCAGGTGACGAAATCGCCCTTCGTACTGGGGCTCCCGACCGGCTCGACGCCGCTGGAAACCTACAAGGAGCTGATCCGCCGCCACAAGACGGGCGAAGTATCGTTCAAGAACGTCATCACGTTCAACATGGACGAATACGTCGGCCTGCCCGAAGAGCACCCCGAGAGCTACCACTCGTTCATGTGGAACAACTTCTTCAAACACATCGACATCAAGCCCGAGAATGTCAATATTCTGGACGGCAACGCCGAGGATCTGGTCAAGGAGTGTGCCGACTATGAGGCGCGCATCGTCGAGGCCGGCGGCATCGACCTCTTCATGGGCGGCGTGGGCGAAGACGGCCACATCGCCTTCAACGAGCCCTTCTCGTCGCTGAACTCCCGCACGCGCGTCAAGACGCTGACGCAGGATACGATTCAGGTCAACTCGCGCTTCTTCGGCGGCGACGTGACGCTGGTGCCGAAGACGGCACTGACGGTCGGCGTCGGGACGGTGCTTTCGGCCAAGAAGGTGCTGATCCTGGCCACGGGCCACAAGAAGGCTCGCGCCGTGCGTCACGGCGTCGAGGGGGCATACAACCACCAGTGGACGATCTCGGCGCTGCAGGTGCACCCGAACGGCATTCTGGTGTGCGACGACCCGGCCGCCGAGGAGCTGCGCGTAGCCACCTACCGCTATTTCAAGGACATCGAGAAGGACAATCTGATCTCGAAGTAGCCGGAGGCAAATGGGGGGGGGTCCGTAAGGGGGCCAAACATCCTCTCCAAAGCATCCGGACACAGAAAAACCCCGCAGGGCATAGCCCTGCGGGGTTTTTATTGAATACGACACAGAACGTTACTCCTTAACAAAAATCAATCTGCCAAGTGCAAAATAGCCCGGAGTGTTCACTCCATAAGATCCGATATCGTTCGAATCGAACGTAAAGGTCAATTTGTCCACCTTGCCCAGTTTGGAAAGATCCAGCTCGGTCCACCCGGCTTTCGTAACGCCGTTTTCCATCAAAAAACATTCCGCCTTACCGGTCTCCGCACCGTTGAGAGAACCCGTAACGATCATCTTGAACCACAGCTCCTCCTTCGATACTTCCATCGGCGTATAGAGAGCCACCATGGCCGACGGTGCCAGGCTGCAGGAAACCACGGAACGGGGCGTAATCAATTCCACGGTCGGAATGGCATACCCGCCCGTATAAGTATCGATATAACCGATAGCACACCGCGCAGATCCGTCAACGCCGCCGTTGGCCCAGGCCGTAAACTGATTGGCATAGTCAGATACGGTAGCTGTCGTCCCGAACGTGCCGCTCAACACAAAGCCACCCCAATAATCGCCATAACTCGACGTGGAATAATAGGAGCCGAACCAAGTCGATCCATCTGCGGCTCCGAACAGCCGGCCGTTGAAAGCTCCGTTCTGCAGGTAATCCTCATAGCCGCTGAAACTCTTTGCCCAATAAAGATTCTGATAGGTACCGCCGGAAATTCCTCCTGTAAGCTCATATTCACCGAGTTGAACAGCGCCACTGTCAGGATCAGTCAGAGCATCGTTAAACGAAATCACATCGTACCCGGGATCAGGAGCGTCATCCTTGTCATCCGAACAGCCGACAAAGACCATCGAAGCCATCAGTGCGACAGCCGATGCCAATAGAATTCTTTTCATGTTGTTGAGTGAATTAAATATGTGCATAAAATAAAAAATCCGATCCCGGACCTCCCCGAAATCGAATCTCAATCCATACACAGCTTGAAACACACGCCTTCTGCGCCCCAGCCGATCGACACGATGCTCCGTTCTCCGCAGATGCACCCGAGAAAGATTCAATCCCCGACGGGAAGTCGAAAGGCAGGTCTTCTGGCTCGTCCCGGTTGCAACGCCTTCCCGGTCCTGCGGGACCAGTGGCCAAAGCGTGTCGCAACCTCCTTACGG is a genomic window containing:
- a CDS encoding carbohydrate-binding family 9-like protein: MEIRKIEGIDPENRKAVEEAFAQISPRPIACCNWPDDYPYAPQVRFRMFHTGKLLMLRFDVEENYTAARVDRDNGQVWTDSCVEFFISPGNDSGYYNFETTCIGHMLLGYQHSRADANRARQEIIDRVKRTTSLPYGEPFEEREGDNHWSVMLAIPPQALFCHQLDDWSGLEARINLYKCGDNLSHPHFLSWRPIQTEKPDFHRPEFFERVLFEK
- a CDS encoding 6-phosphogluconolactonase, whose product is MNNKYSLPKDGGLIAESAPRDIIHRYEKIHTRVYENEYQGVQYVADTIVKAIRTYNEIHSSNEVYEEAQPFVLGLTTGRTPLGLYRELVKRHQEGQISFQNVAVYSLDEFYPIKSSEQQSRNFRIHEDFLNHIDILPENVHIPDGTVPEERISEYCASYDLAVRHIDLMIIGVGEDGQIGFNEPGSYSRSRTRLVQLTYNTRKIQSSSFFGLENTPKMAITMGIDTIMRADRIVLMAWGEEKARIIQKVVEGEISEMVPASYLQAHPNIEVVIDENAAQLLTREQTPWMVGPCEWTPKFVRKAVVWLCGVVKKPILKLTYKDYIENSLGELLEQGRTFDQINIDVFNDLQHTISGWPGGKPNADDSTRPVPSTPFPKRVVIFSPHPDDDVISMGGTFIRLVQQGHDVHVAYETSGNVAVHDDVVVQNIDTARELGYADHYEEVKKIIASKKKGEPEPRALLDLKGSIRRAEARAAVRSFGLNPDTNAHFLNLPFYETGGIKKGQLTEKDINIIVNLLREIKPHQIYAAGDLADPHGTHRTCMEAVLAALEIVKDDEWMKGCHLWLYRGAWMEWDLGMVDMAVPLSPDELIMKRHAIYRHLSQKDIMPFPGDDPREFWQRAEERTQHTAKLYDQLGMAEYQAIEVFVRMF
- the nagB gene encoding glucosamine-6-phosphate deaminase, whose product is MRLIIENTPQQVAQWAANYIIQQIKAKEQVTKSPFVLGLPTGSTPLETYKELIRRHKTGEVSFKNVITFNMDEYVGLPEEHPESYHSFMWNNFFKHIDIKPENVNILDGNAEDLVKECADYEARIVEAGGIDLFMGGVGEDGHIAFNEPFSSLNSRTRVKTLTQDTIQVNSRFFGGDVTLVPKTALTVGVGTVLSAKKVLILATGHKKARAVRHGVEGAYNHQWTISALQVHPNGILVCDDPAAEELRVATYRYFKDIEKDNLISK
- a CDS encoding DUF4465 domain-containing protein; protein product: MKRILLASAVALMASMVFVGCSDDKDDAPDPGYDVISFNDALTDPDSGAVQLGEYELTGGISGGTYQNLYWAKSFSGYEDYLQNGAFNGRLFGAADGSTWFGSYYSTSSYGDYWGGFVLSGTFGTTATVSDYANQFTAWANGGVDGSARCAIGYIDTYTGGYAIPTVELITPRSVVSCSLAPSAMVALYTPMEVSKEELWFKMIVTGSLNGAETGKAECFLMENGVTKAGWTELDLSKLGKVDKLTFTFDSNDIGSYGVNTPGYFALGRLIFVKE